A window of Thalassophryne amazonica chromosome 21, fThaAma1.1, whole genome shotgun sequence contains these coding sequences:
- the mtif3 gene encoding translation initiation factor IF-3, mitochondrial — protein MSAGCLRRALAHAVRVVYRPCSGFGMPITRFSICHERCGILTASLRWAFLSTAAGDIGKTPAPVKKRQGHQAHTTICSVGRLIPHPQIQLLSETAENLGVMHRAEALRIMDERGLKLVLLNERKVPPIYQLMSGKQIHEEQMKLQEKQKAKPAPVQVKELVLSSSISPHDLKIKLKQVESWLAKKDHVKITLRKRKQQLADMDVALKDILQNIEVTVGFVSKPQVIQNGNAAMCVLRLPSEKELSQKKNDSSSVPSAQTNTSQITLSQIQEGSGDDGTKQ, from the exons ATGTCTGCAGGATGCCTGAGGAGGGCGCTAGCCCATGCAGTGAGAGTTGTGTACAGGCCTTGCTCTGGCTTTGGGATGCCCATAACTAGGTTCAGCATATGTCATGAAAGATGTGGCATCCTTACTGCCTCCTTGAGATGGGCTTTCCTGTCCACTGCAGCAGGTGACATTGGAAAGACTCCCGcacctgtaaaaaaaaggcaGGGCCACCAGGCTCACACCACAATCTGCAGCGTTGGCCGTTTAATCCCACATCCCCAGATACAGTTATTAAGTGAGACAGCTGAGAACCTGGGCGTCATGCACCGTGCCGAAGCTCTAAGAATCATGGATGAGCGAGGTCTTAAATTGGTGCTTCTCAATGAACGTAAAGTTCCACCCATCTACCAGCTGATGAGCGGCAAACAGATTCATGAAGAGCAGATGAAGCTGCAGGAGAAGCAGAAAGCCAAACCAG CTCCTGTGCAAGTGAAGGAACTTGTACTTTCATCCAGCATCTCACCTCATGACCTCAAAATCAAGCTGAAACAAGTGGAGAGCTGGTTAGCCAAGAAGGACCATGTCAAAATTACTCTGCGAAAACGAAAGCAACAGCTGGCCGACATG GATGTGGCTCTGAAAGACATACTGCAAAATATCGAAGTCACAGTGGGGTTTGTTTCAAAACCACAAGTCATCCAGAACGGGAATGCAGCCATGTGCGTCCTCCGTCTGCCTTCAGAAAAGGAACTGTCCCAAAAAAAGAATGATTCTTCATCTGTGCCATCTGCACAGACCAACACATCTCAAATTACTCTCAGCCAGATACAAGAAGGCTCAGGTGATGATGGAACGAAGCAATAA
- the heca gene encoding headcase protein homolog isoform X1 — MPNQKSSKGKKSKRTNSSGDEQENGACAAAAGGAAAAPRTDRSSEVQCATPLGCSFGNTIDLEKDEYQRVFCNNELCPYGNWMHLQCFYEWESSILIQFNCIGRARSWNEKQCRQNMWTKKGYDLAFRFCSCRCGQGHLKKDTDWYQVKRMQDERKKKPCEKSAGRSGSSGGGAGSGDGLFEEPKKSKPAGAGKLAQRASSQELPRRQSVERQNSAERGVSAAGHGIGGASPLGPPQKSPCDSPGQSPPTGFSFSPTTSLGSGGAAAGLRGSRQLGEFLKSAVHMDAQRKQMLIGGALSQAGGSSVGASGGVAGCPQLDSGSVLPLSLSFALPLHHQLTSNSVTDGIHSHPVQFLRRLDLSELLTHIPRHKLNTYHVRMEDDAQAGQGEELRRFILSALSASQRNVVHCALCHRVLPVFEQFPLVDGTLFLSPSRHEEIEYDVPCHLQGRLMHLYAICVDCLEGVHKIVCIKCKSRWDGSWHQLGTMYTYDILAASPCCQARLNCKHCGKPVVDVRVGMQYFSEYSNVQQCPHCGNLDYHFVKPFSSYKVLEAY; from the exons ATGCCCAACCAGAAGAGTAGTAAGGGCAAGAAAAGCAAACGCACCAACAGCAGCGGGGACGAGCAAGAAAATGGAGCCTGTGCGGCTGCAGCAGGAGGCGCGGCCGCGGCGCCGAGGACCGATCGCTCCAGCG aggtccagtgtgccacgccCCTTGGGTGCAGCTTTGGGAACACCATTGATCTGGAGAAGGACGAGTACCAGCGGGTGTTTTGTAACAATGAGCTCTGCCCGTATGGCAACTGGATGCACCTGCAGTGCTTCTACGAGTGGGAGAGCTCCATTCTGATCCAGTTCAACTGTATAGGCCGCGCGCGGTCCTGGAATGAGAAGCAGTGCCGCCAGAACATGTGGACCAAGAAGGGTTACGACCTGGCCTTCAGGTTCTGCTCCTGTCGCTGCGGCCAGGGCCACTTGAAGAAAGACACGGACTGGTACCAGGTCAAGCGCATGCAGGATGAACGCAAGAAGAAGCCATGTgagaagagtgcaggcaggagCGGGTCCAGCGGAGGAGGAGCAGGGTCTGGAGACGGGCTGTTTGAGGAGCCCAAGAAAAGCAAGCCAGCCGGGGCAGGTAAACTCGCCCAGCGGGCCTCCAGTCAGGAGTTACCACGGAGACAATCGGTTGAGCGTCAGAACTCTGCAGAGAGAGGAGTATCAGCCGCGGGACATGGTATAGGAGGCGCCTCCCCTCTGGGACCTCCACAGAAGTCTCCCTGTGACTCCCCTGGACAGTCTCCACCTACTGGTTTCTCCTTCTCCCCGACTACTTCCCTTGGATCCGGCGGTGCAGCAGCAGGTTTGCGGGGTTCCCGTCAGCTGGGAGAATTCCTCAAATCGGCCGTCCACATGGACGCGCAGAGGAAGCAGATGTTGATTGGGGGAGCCCTCAGCCAGGCCGGCGGATCCTCAGTAGGGGCGTCTGGTGGGGTTGCTGGCTGTCCCCAGCTGGATAGTGGTTCTgttctccctctgtctctgtcCTTTGCCCTCCCGCTTCACCACCAGCTCACCTCGAACAGTGTGACCGACGGCATCCACTCTCATCCGGTGCAGTTCCTGAGGAGGCTGGACCTCTCAGAGCTGCTCACCCACATCCCTCGACATAAACTCAATACCTACCATGTCCGCATGGAGGATGACGCCCAGGCGGGGCAGGGGGAGGAGCTGCGCAG GTTTATACTGTCAGCCCTCAGTGCCAGCCAGAGAAACGTGGTCCACTGTGCTCTGTGCCACCGGGTGCTGCCAGTGTTTGAACAATTCCCTTTGGTGGACGGGACTCTGTTTCTCAGTCCTTCACGGCACGAGGAGATTGAGTATGATGTCCCCTGCCACCTTCAAG GCAGGCTAATGCATCTCTACGCCATCTGTGTGGACTGTCTAGAAGGCGTCCACAAGATTGTCTGCATCAAGTGCAAGTCGCGCTGGGACGGGAGCTGGCACCAACTGGGCACCATGTACACCTATGATATACTAGCCGCTTCGCCGTGTTGTCAG GCTCGTCTTAACTGTAAGCACTGCGGTAAGCCGGTAGTGGACGTCCGCGTAGGAATGCAGTACTTCTCCGAGTACAGCAACGTCCAACAGTGTCCTCACTGCGGCAATCTAGACTATCACTTTGTTAAACCCTTCTCCTCCTATAAAGTACTCGAGGCTTATTGA
- the heca gene encoding headcase protein homolog isoform X2, translating to MPNQKSSKGKKSKRTNSSGDEQENGACAAAAGGAAAAPRTDRSSEVQCATPLGCSFGNTIDLEKDEYQRVFCNNELCPYGNWMHLQCFYEWESSILIQFNCIGRARSWNEKQCRQNMWTKKGYDLAFRFCSCRCGQGHLKKDTDWYQVKRMQDERKKKPCEKSAGRSGSSGGGAGSGDGLFEEPKKSKPAGAGKLAQRASSQELPRRQSVERQNSAERGVSAAGHGIGGASPLGPPQKSPCDSPGQSPPTGFSFSPTTSLGSGGAAAGLRGSRQLGEFLKSAVHMDAQRKQMLIGGALSQAGGSSVGASGGVAGCPQLDSGSVLPLSLSFALPLHHQLTSNSVTDGIHSHPVQFLRRLDLSELLTHIPRHKLNTYHVRMEDDAQAGQGEELRRFILSALSASQRNVVHCALCHRVLPVFEQFPLVDGTLFLSPSRHEEIEYDVPCHLQEGVHKIVCIKCKSRWDGSWHQLGTMYTYDILAASPCCQARLNCKHCGKPVVDVRVGMQYFSEYSNVQQCPHCGNLDYHFVKPFSSYKVLEAY from the exons ATGCCCAACCAGAAGAGTAGTAAGGGCAAGAAAAGCAAACGCACCAACAGCAGCGGGGACGAGCAAGAAAATGGAGCCTGTGCGGCTGCAGCAGGAGGCGCGGCCGCGGCGCCGAGGACCGATCGCTCCAGCG aggtccagtgtgccacgccCCTTGGGTGCAGCTTTGGGAACACCATTGATCTGGAGAAGGACGAGTACCAGCGGGTGTTTTGTAACAATGAGCTCTGCCCGTATGGCAACTGGATGCACCTGCAGTGCTTCTACGAGTGGGAGAGCTCCATTCTGATCCAGTTCAACTGTATAGGCCGCGCGCGGTCCTGGAATGAGAAGCAGTGCCGCCAGAACATGTGGACCAAGAAGGGTTACGACCTGGCCTTCAGGTTCTGCTCCTGTCGCTGCGGCCAGGGCCACTTGAAGAAAGACACGGACTGGTACCAGGTCAAGCGCATGCAGGATGAACGCAAGAAGAAGCCATGTgagaagagtgcaggcaggagCGGGTCCAGCGGAGGAGGAGCAGGGTCTGGAGACGGGCTGTTTGAGGAGCCCAAGAAAAGCAAGCCAGCCGGGGCAGGTAAACTCGCCCAGCGGGCCTCCAGTCAGGAGTTACCACGGAGACAATCGGTTGAGCGTCAGAACTCTGCAGAGAGAGGAGTATCAGCCGCGGGACATGGTATAGGAGGCGCCTCCCCTCTGGGACCTCCACAGAAGTCTCCCTGTGACTCCCCTGGACAGTCTCCACCTACTGGTTTCTCCTTCTCCCCGACTACTTCCCTTGGATCCGGCGGTGCAGCAGCAGGTTTGCGGGGTTCCCGTCAGCTGGGAGAATTCCTCAAATCGGCCGTCCACATGGACGCGCAGAGGAAGCAGATGTTGATTGGGGGAGCCCTCAGCCAGGCCGGCGGATCCTCAGTAGGGGCGTCTGGTGGGGTTGCTGGCTGTCCCCAGCTGGATAGTGGTTCTgttctccctctgtctctgtcCTTTGCCCTCCCGCTTCACCACCAGCTCACCTCGAACAGTGTGACCGACGGCATCCACTCTCATCCGGTGCAGTTCCTGAGGAGGCTGGACCTCTCAGAGCTGCTCACCCACATCCCTCGACATAAACTCAATACCTACCATGTCCGCATGGAGGATGACGCCCAGGCGGGGCAGGGGGAGGAGCTGCGCAG GTTTATACTGTCAGCCCTCAGTGCCAGCCAGAGAAACGTGGTCCACTGTGCTCTGTGCCACCGGGTGCTGCCAGTGTTTGAACAATTCCCTTTGGTGGACGGGACTCTGTTTCTCAGTCCTTCACGGCACGAGGAGATTGAGTATGATGTCCCCTGCCACCTTCAAG AAGGCGTCCACAAGATTGTCTGCATCAAGTGCAAGTCGCGCTGGGACGGGAGCTGGCACCAACTGGGCACCATGTACACCTATGATATACTAGCCGCTTCGCCGTGTTGTCAG GCTCGTCTTAACTGTAAGCACTGCGGTAAGCCGGTAGTGGACGTCCGCGTAGGAATGCAGTACTTCTCCGAGTACAGCAACGTCCAACAGTGTCCTCACTGCGGCAATCTAGACTATCACTTTGTTAAACCCTTCTCCTCCTATAAAGTACTCGAGGCTTATTGA